Proteins co-encoded in one Opitutus terrae PB90-1 genomic window:
- a CDS encoding DUF5069 domain-containing protein — protein sequence MNLPRPTDQLAGCVWLPRIIAKARLLAAGALPGDYAARFCALAGVDGQFLAWFGLTRDEIVALAQRSDADAAEWFLSSPVRHGRIAEWNRIAVNLGRPGFPMADRLPVALATTYRHLAGRDLETVFAVLAADEADETPAARADAGNRTTVPMK from the coding sequence ATGAATCTGCCCCGACCGACAGATCAGCTGGCCGGCTGCGTGTGGTTGCCGCGGATCATCGCGAAAGCGCGGCTGCTGGCGGCAGGCGCGCTGCCGGGGGATTATGCGGCGCGGTTCTGCGCCCTCGCCGGCGTGGACGGACAATTCCTCGCGTGGTTTGGGCTGACGCGCGACGAGATTGTGGCGCTCGCGCAGCGGAGCGACGCGGATGCGGCGGAGTGGTTTCTCTCCTCGCCGGTGCGGCACGGGCGCATTGCCGAATGGAACCGCATCGCGGTGAATCTGGGCCGACCGGGTTTTCCGATGGCCGACCGGCTGCCGGTGGCGCTGGCGACGACGTATCGGCACCTGGCTGGGCGGGATCTCGAAACCGTGTTCGCGGTGCTGGCGGCAGATGAAGCGGACGAAACGCCCGCGGCGCGGGCCGACGCGGGGAATCGCACGACCGTTCCCATGAAGTAG
- the creD gene encoding cell envelope integrity protein CreD, whose protein sequence is MNSLPAPNLLDAARRRLYLFLKIASICVLIGLLHIPLAMTSGVLRERQSYQAAATETIASTWGREQCLLGPVLAVPYDYNVKVFRSKTVDARVVQVADVEVASATAYFLPEELTVNGTVAPEVRRRGIYEAVVYHASAQLSGRWRPDFAAAGIEADRVHWEKARVHLGVSDVHGIRAVGALQVGGNEATFEPSDSSSASALPLVAKLRGLTGGDALEFAVTVETQGSSRITVAPTGKATTVTLASAWPDPSFDGAALPVERSVSPAGFQARWQSSHLSRGFPQHWTDRQVNTDELTARIKTASFGVTFARPIDGYGMTHRAQKYGTLFFVLTFTVFFLFEVIAQLRIHWLQYALVGAALCLFFLAFLALSEFWPTGAAYATAAAACTLMISLYTHTFLRAGRRTLVVLGGLVATYAYLYFVLQSQDYALLAGTAALFVALGLVMFFTRRIDWGTVGAADAAHSSAATPEGR, encoded by the coding sequence ATGAACTCGCTCCCCGCCCCGAACCTGCTCGATGCCGCCCGCCGCCGACTCTACCTGTTTCTCAAGATCGCCAGCATCTGCGTGCTGATCGGCCTGCTGCACATTCCACTCGCGATGACGAGCGGCGTGCTGCGCGAGCGACAGAGTTATCAGGCCGCCGCGACCGAAACGATCGCGAGCACGTGGGGCCGCGAGCAGTGCCTCCTCGGGCCCGTGCTGGCGGTGCCTTACGATTATAACGTGAAGGTGTTTCGCTCGAAAACGGTCGACGCACGGGTCGTGCAGGTGGCCGACGTGGAGGTTGCCTCCGCCACGGCGTATTTTCTCCCCGAGGAGCTGACCGTGAACGGAACAGTCGCGCCGGAGGTGCGCCGCCGCGGCATCTACGAAGCCGTCGTCTACCACGCCAGCGCCCAGCTCAGCGGTCGCTGGCGGCCGGACTTCGCCGCCGCGGGCATCGAGGCGGACCGCGTGCACTGGGAAAAGGCGCGCGTTCACCTCGGCGTGAGCGACGTGCATGGCATCCGTGCGGTCGGCGCGCTGCAGGTCGGCGGGAACGAGGCCACGTTCGAACCGTCGGATAGCAGCAGCGCGAGTGCACTGCCGCTCGTGGCGAAGCTGCGCGGCCTCACCGGTGGCGACGCGCTGGAATTCGCCGTCACGGTGGAAACGCAGGGCAGCAGCCGGATCACCGTGGCGCCGACCGGCAAGGCCACGACGGTCACGCTTGCTTCGGCGTGGCCTGATCCGTCATTCGATGGCGCGGCGCTGCCGGTGGAACGCAGCGTCTCGCCCGCCGGATTTCAGGCGCGTTGGCAGAGCTCGCACCTGAGCCGCGGTTTCCCGCAGCACTGGACCGACCGGCAGGTCAACACCGACGAACTCACGGCCCGGATCAAAACGGCGAGCTTCGGCGTGACGTTCGCGCGGCCGATCGACGGCTACGGTATGACTCATCGCGCCCAAAAATACGGCACGCTGTTTTTCGTGCTCACGTTCACCGTGTTCTTCCTCTTCGAAGTCATCGCCCAGCTGCGCATCCATTGGCTGCAGTATGCGTTGGTGGGCGCGGCGCTGTGCCTGTTCTTCCTCGCGTTTCTCGCCCTGTCCGAGTTCTGGCCAACAGGAGCGGCGTATGCGACCGCCGCGGCGGCGTGCACGCTGATGATCTCACTCTACACGCACACGTTCCTGCGCGCCGGCCGGCGCACGCTGGTGGTCCTGGGCGGTCTGGTCGCGACCTACGCCTATCTCTACTTTGTGCTGCAGTCGCAGGATTACGCGTTGCTCGCCGGCACCGCGGCACTGTTTGTCGCGCTTGGACTGGTGATGTTCTTCACGCGCCGGATCGACTGGGGTACGGTGGGGGCCGCCGATGCCGCGCACTCATCGGCGGCGACGCCCGAAGGCAGATGA
- a CDS encoding thioredoxin family protein gives MSTTEKKTFTLELGSTAPAFRLPATDGKTYGLEDFQDARVLVVFFTCNHCPYVTGSDESTRQTAQRFAAQDVRFVGINSNSERTYAEDSFGHMGERMKQHRFPWVYLRDETQDVARAYGALRTPHFYVFDAQRRLVYTGRGVDSPRDPSRITVNDLANALEDHLAGRPVRTPKTNPIGCNVKWEGKDAHWMPADACDLV, from the coding sequence ATGAGCACAACCGAGAAAAAAACGTTCACCCTCGAGCTCGGCAGCACCGCGCCGGCGTTTCGGTTGCCCGCGACGGACGGCAAGACCTATGGACTCGAGGACTTCCAGGACGCGCGGGTACTCGTGGTGTTCTTCACCTGCAATCATTGCCCTTACGTGACCGGCTCGGACGAGAGCACCCGACAGACAGCGCAGCGGTTCGCCGCGCAAGACGTGCGATTCGTCGGGATCAACTCGAACAGCGAGCGCACCTATGCGGAGGATTCGTTCGGCCACATGGGGGAGCGGATGAAGCAGCATCGCTTCCCCTGGGTGTATCTGCGCGACGAAACGCAGGACGTGGCGCGGGCGTATGGCGCGCTGCGCACGCCGCATTTCTACGTCTTCGACGCGCAGCGGCGGCTGGTCTACACCGGTCGTGGCGTCGACAGTCCGCGCGATCCGTCGCGCATCACCGTGAACGATCTGGCGAACGCGCTGGAGGATCATCTTGCCGGCCGGCCGGTGCGGACGCCCAAGACGAATCCCATTGGCTGCAACGTGAAATGGGAGGGCAAGGACGCGCACTGGATGCCGGCCGACGCGTGCGATTTGGTTTAG
- the amrS gene encoding AmmeMemoRadiSam system radical SAM enzyme, protein MTAEVTDSSHPARWWIQRDDGRVECRLCPRFCKLHDGQQGFCFVRRRVGERIELTTYGRSSGFCIDPIEKKPLNHFLPGSSVLSFGTAGCNLGCRFCQNWDISKAREYDRLGDAASPEQLAATAQRLGCRSVAFTYNDPVIFAEYAIDIARACRTRGIKTVAVTAGYIGADARPEFFAAMDAANVDLKGFSEDFYHRLCFAQLQPVLDTLVYLHRETSVWLEVTTLLIPGENDSDAELDRASDWLAANLGSDVPWHFTAFHPDFKMLATPPTPVTTLRRAREIARSKGLHHVYTGNVRDRDGGTTWCPGCGAALIERDGYELRRYALDENRCRACGCALAGVFEAQPGTWGNRRQPVRLSRGRTA, encoded by the coding sequence ATGACGGCGGAAGTCACAGATTCATCCCATCCCGCGCGCTGGTGGATCCAGCGCGACGACGGCCGGGTCGAATGCCGGCTGTGCCCACGGTTCTGCAAACTTCACGACGGCCAGCAGGGCTTCTGCTTTGTCCGGCGCCGCGTCGGCGAACGGATCGAACTCACGACTTACGGTCGCAGCAGCGGCTTCTGCATCGATCCGATCGAGAAGAAACCGCTGAACCACTTCCTGCCCGGCAGCAGCGTGCTCTCGTTTGGCACCGCCGGCTGCAATCTCGGTTGCCGGTTCTGCCAGAACTGGGACATCAGCAAGGCGCGCGAATACGATCGGCTCGGTGATGCCGCGTCGCCGGAGCAACTCGCAGCCACGGCGCAACGGCTGGGCTGTCGCTCCGTCGCTTTCACCTACAACGATCCGGTGATCTTCGCCGAATACGCGATCGACATCGCGCGCGCCTGCCGCACGCGCGGCATCAAAACCGTCGCTGTCACCGCCGGCTACATCGGCGCGGATGCGCGGCCAGAGTTCTTCGCGGCGATGGACGCCGCCAACGTCGATCTCAAGGGGTTCTCCGAAGATTTCTATCACCGGCTCTGCTTCGCGCAGCTGCAGCCGGTCCTCGACACGCTGGTCTATTTGCATCGCGAGACGTCTGTTTGGCTCGAGGTGACGACGCTGCTGATCCCGGGCGAAAACGACAGCGACGCGGAACTCGACCGCGCATCCGACTGGTTAGCCGCCAACCTTGGGTCCGACGTGCCGTGGCACTTCACCGCGTTTCATCCTGATTTCAAAATGCTCGCCACGCCGCCGACGCCGGTGACCACGCTGCGTCGCGCCCGCGAGATCGCGCGTTCGAAAGGACTCCATCACGTCTACACCGGCAACGTGCGCGATCGCGACGGAGGCACGACGTGGTGCCCGGGCTGCGGCGCCGCGCTGATCGAGCGCGACGGCTACGAGCTGCGCCGCTACGCGCTGGACGAAAACCGCTGCCGCGCTTGTGGCTGCGCGCTCGCCGGAGTTTTCGAGGCCCAGCCCGGCACGTGGGGCAACCGTCGGCAGCCGGTCCGGCTGAGCCGTGGCCGCACCGCCTAG
- the amrA gene encoding AmmeMemoRadiSam system protein A, whose product MPHAPVLVPGVGGDRAPQVEATIEAMARIAQAVVDAQPDSLLIISPHSPRRSGAFGIWTTPRLRGSFERFGFHASEVDMPADIALAEQLREEAAARGLHTWRIAHGALDHGATVPLSFLQLAGWQGPTVVLSLSDPGDPQLDRLGEAIAAAARAQRRRLAVIASGDMSHRLMPEAPCGFHPDGPQFDAAFIGLLRNGPPDAIRHLDTELLEHAAEDVVDPTRVALATVGFASEHRTVLSYEGPFGVGYAVAVLFDHAHRPAEPNASCRAGGHAVLSDFRELPRLARRAVEASFAGDADTCLFTGSGELAVPHGVFVTIRSDDGDLRGCRGSPDPGDVIEQTWRHACSSAFHDTRFAPLRIDDLPHVRFSVSVLGEIEPVESLAELDPARYGVLVAAIDGRGALLLPGIEGINSVADQLRCVKQKAGIPLDEWVRIERFTAQAFHEEE is encoded by the coding sequence ATGCCCCACGCGCCCGTCCTTGTGCCGGGTGTCGGTGGTGACCGCGCTCCGCAGGTCGAGGCCACCATCGAAGCGATGGCGCGGATCGCCCAAGCGGTGGTCGACGCGCAGCCGGATTCGCTCCTGATCATCTCGCCGCATTCGCCGCGACGTTCCGGCGCGTTTGGCATCTGGACCACGCCCCGGCTGCGCGGGTCCTTTGAGCGGTTTGGCTTCCACGCGAGCGAGGTCGACATGCCCGCCGACATCGCACTCGCGGAGCAACTCCGCGAGGAGGCCGCCGCCCGCGGGCTGCACACGTGGCGCATCGCACACGGCGCCCTCGACCACGGTGCGACCGTGCCGCTGAGTTTTCTTCAACTCGCCGGCTGGCAGGGTCCGACCGTGGTGTTGAGCCTGAGCGATCCGGGGGACCCGCAGCTCGACCGACTCGGCGAAGCGATCGCCGCTGCCGCCCGCGCCCAGCGACGCCGACTCGCGGTGATCGCCAGCGGCGACATGAGTCATCGCCTCATGCCGGAGGCACCTTGCGGCTTCCATCCCGACGGCCCGCAATTCGACGCGGCGTTTATCGGACTGTTGCGCAACGGTCCGCCCGATGCGATCCGCCACCTCGACACCGAACTGCTCGAGCACGCGGCCGAGGATGTCGTCGATCCCACACGCGTTGCCCTCGCCACGGTCGGTTTCGCGAGCGAGCACCGCACGGTGCTGAGCTACGAGGGCCCCTTCGGCGTCGGCTACGCCGTCGCGGTGTTGTTTGATCACGCCCACCGCCCCGCGGAGCCGAACGCCTCCTGTCGTGCAGGCGGCCACGCCGTGCTGTCGGATTTCCGTGAGCTACCCCGGCTCGCCCGACGCGCGGTCGAGGCCAGCTTCGCCGGCGACGCCGACACGTGCCTTTTCACCGGCAGCGGCGAACTCGCGGTGCCGCACGGCGTATTCGTCACCATTCGTTCCGACGATGGGGACTTGCGCGGGTGCCGCGGGTCGCCTGATCCGGGCGACGTCATCGAGCAGACCTGGCGGCACGCGTGCTCGTCGGCGTTTCACGACACCCGTTTCGCGCCATTGCGCATCGATGATCTGCCGCATGTCCGGTTCAGCGTGAGCGTCCTCGGCGAAATCGAGCCGGTGGAATCACTCGCGGAGCTCGATCCCGCGCGCTACGGGGTCCTCGTCGCCGCCATCGACGGTCGCGGCGCGCTCCTGTTGCCGGGCATCGAGGGAATCAACTCAGTGGCGGACCAGCTGCGCTGCGTGAAGCAGAAGGCGGGCATTCCGCTCGACGAATGGGTGCGGATCGAGCGATTCACCGCGCAGGCGTTTCACGAAGAGGAATAG
- a CDS encoding thymidylate synthase translates to MKNIPVLHVCEQSLAAAYEKALVALHEQGVRFRTQYDKPGDPQSLDCTMNLTVLDPLAEPMIHKAFPGGIEELREYVMEVSGAKDHWVKNMNDPKDTRWEYTYHGRLAAYGTWQESRDGQPVRVGGFNVNQIEAVIAKLVKQPFTRQAQMITWMPNIDLECYDPPCLQSLWYRLMEDDDGVSWLNCNVRFRSNDAWGASFMNMFGFVIFNRDVIAAEIARRTGKTIKLGRLNWQADSYHIYGKDIAEAKARLFDRIPRGPLADRTYEFSDEGIQEMYNDAEAAVRAKIAEYDATH, encoded by the coding sequence ATGAAGAACATCCCCGTCCTGCACGTGTGCGAGCAGAGCCTCGCCGCCGCGTATGAGAAAGCGCTGGTCGCGCTGCATGAGCAAGGCGTGCGGTTCCGCACGCAATACGACAAGCCCGGCGACCCGCAGAGTCTCGACTGCACGATGAACCTCACCGTGCTCGATCCGCTGGCGGAGCCGATGATCCACAAGGCGTTTCCCGGCGGGATCGAGGAGCTGCGCGAATATGTGATGGAGGTGAGCGGCGCGAAGGATCACTGGGTCAAAAACATGAACGACCCGAAGGACACGCGCTGGGAATACACCTACCACGGCCGGCTCGCGGCCTATGGCACGTGGCAGGAATCCCGCGACGGCCAGCCGGTGCGCGTCGGCGGCTTCAACGTGAATCAGATCGAGGCGGTGATCGCGAAGCTGGTGAAGCAGCCGTTCACGCGCCAGGCGCAGATGATCACCTGGATGCCGAACATCGATCTGGAGTGCTACGATCCGCCGTGCCTGCAATCGCTCTGGTACCGGCTGATGGAGGATGACGACGGTGTCTCGTGGCTGAACTGCAATGTGCGATTCCGCAGCAACGACGCGTGGGGCGCGAGCTTCATGAACATGTTCGGCTTCGTGATCTTCAACCGCGATGTGATCGCCGCGGAGATCGCGCGGCGTACCGGCAAGACGATCAAACTCGGCCGGCTGAACTGGCAGGCCGACTCGTATCACATCTACGGCAAGGACATCGCCGAGGCGAAGGCGCGGTTGTTCGACCGGATCCCGCGCGGACCGCTGGCGGATCGCACGTATGAGTTTTCCGACGAAGGCATCCAGGAGATGTATAACGACGCCGAGGCCGCCGTGCGCGCGAAGATCGCGGAGTACGACGCGACGCACTAA
- a CDS encoding DUF1428 domain-containing protein codes for MPKYVDGFVLPVPKKNLAAYFKMAKAASKVWRDHGALEYRECVGEDMKVKFGTPFPKQMNCKPSETVVFSWIVYKSRAHRDQVNAKVMKDPRIAEMCDEKNMPFDAKRMLYGGFSVAVEI; via the coding sequence ATGCCCAAATACGTTGATGGTTTTGTGCTGCCCGTGCCGAAAAAGAACCTCGCTGCCTACTTCAAGATGGCGAAAGCCGCGTCGAAGGTCTGGCGCGATCATGGCGCACTCGAATACCGCGAGTGCGTCGGAGAGGACATGAAGGTGAAATTCGGCACGCCGTTTCCGAAGCAGATGAACTGCAAGCCGAGCGAGACGGTCGTGTTCTCGTGGATCGTCTACAAATCCCGCGCGCACCGCGACCAGGTGAACGCTAAGGTCATGAAGGATCCGCGCATCGCCGAAATGTGCGACGAAAAGAACATGCCCTTCGACGCGAAGCGCATGCTCTACGGCGGCTTCTCCGTCGCAGTCGAAATCTAG
- a CDS encoding flavin monoamine oxidase family protein, translating into MPSLTRRQFVTRVARFGGAAAFAAMFGLELLARDRGGFKLEGRAPRGRGRRVLVLGGGPAGLATAYQLRKLGYDCSLLEARQRPGGRNWTVRGGTAETELGLPAQRCGFDAGQFFNAGAMRFSHHHRTALDYCREFGLELVPFPQFNEAAFVHVDGQPPRRIREFSADWRGHVGELLAKVIRRDALDVPLTAEDGEKLIAYLRAEGRLDASLTYPRNGDTSLDPTYLDHPRGYTVGPGNDDGPGTPTAPESLEKLLRAGYGTLHPYDHELNEQSTMLTPSGGMDRLAHAFAERLGPALLYGREVREIRRTADGGVRVVHTDAAAGGDAQTAFADFCVVTLPPHLTARLQTDFAAPTLAALRKGRGEHAGKIALQFKRRFWEEDDDIYGGRSLTTQPISQIYYPFDGFGARGKAVVIGAYHMSDPQGIFSELTLPERERLALEQGAKLHPQYPAEFDNAFSVEWHRVRYSEGAWIAWDNPADYDVMQRTLSEPDGPCYFAGDWLSPITGWQAGAFVSAHRTCARLHARATAL; encoded by the coding sequence ATGCCCTCTCTCACTCGCCGGCAGTTTGTGACTCGCGTGGCCCGCTTCGGCGGCGCCGCGGCCTTTGCCGCCATGTTCGGGCTCGAGTTGCTGGCGCGCGATCGCGGCGGCTTCAAACTCGAAGGCCGGGCGCCGCGCGGCCGAGGCCGCCGCGTGCTCGTGCTCGGCGGCGGTCCCGCGGGTCTCGCCACGGCCTACCAACTGCGGAAACTCGGCTACGATTGCTCGCTCCTCGAAGCGCGGCAGCGGCCTGGCGGCCGCAACTGGACCGTCCGCGGCGGCACGGCGGAAACCGAGCTGGGACTGCCCGCGCAGCGCTGCGGCTTCGATGCCGGGCAGTTCTTCAACGCCGGCGCGATGCGGTTTTCGCACCACCACCGCACCGCACTCGACTATTGTCGCGAATTCGGTCTCGAGCTCGTGCCGTTCCCCCAGTTCAACGAGGCCGCGTTCGTTCATGTCGACGGGCAGCCGCCGCGGCGCATTCGGGAATTCTCCGCCGACTGGCGCGGACACGTCGGCGAATTGCTCGCCAAGGTCATCCGGCGCGACGCGCTCGACGTGCCGCTCACGGCGGAGGACGGCGAAAAACTGATCGCCTACCTGCGCGCCGAAGGACGGCTGGACGCGTCGCTCACTTATCCGCGCAATGGCGACACCTCCCTCGATCCCACTTATCTCGACCACCCCCGCGGCTACACCGTCGGGCCGGGCAACGACGACGGACCCGGCACGCCCACGGCGCCGGAGTCGCTGGAAAAACTTCTCCGTGCCGGCTACGGCACCCTGCATCCCTACGACCACGAGCTCAACGAGCAGAGCACGATGCTCACGCCGTCCGGCGGCATGGATCGGCTCGCGCATGCGTTCGCCGAACGGCTCGGTCCGGCCCTCCTCTATGGCCGCGAGGTACGCGAGATCCGGCGGACTGCCGACGGCGGCGTGCGCGTGGTGCATACCGATGCTGCGGCCGGTGGCGACGCGCAGACGGCTTTCGCCGATTTCTGCGTCGTCACGCTTCCGCCGCATCTGACGGCGCGACTGCAGACCGATTTCGCCGCGCCCACGCTCGCCGCGTTGCGCAAGGGTCGCGGCGAACACGCGGGCAAGATCGCGCTGCAGTTCAAGCGCCGGTTCTGGGAGGAGGACGACGACATCTACGGCGGCCGCTCGCTCACGACGCAGCCGATTTCGCAGATCTACTATCCGTTCGACGGTTTCGGCGCGCGCGGCAAGGCCGTGGTGATCGGCGCCTATCACATGTCGGATCCGCAGGGTATTTTTTCCGAGCTCACGTTGCCGGAACGCGAACGTCTCGCGCTCGAGCAGGGCGCAAAGCTCCATCCGCAATATCCCGCCGAATTCGACAACGCCTTCTCGGTCGAATGGCACCGCGTTCGGTATAGCGAGGGCGCCTGGATCGCGTGGGACAACCCCGCCGACTACGACGTGATGCAACGAACGCTTTCGGAGCCCGACGGGCCGTGTTATTTCGCGGGCGACTGGCTTTCACCGATCACCGGCTGGCAGGCGGGCGCGTTCGTTTCGGCGCACCGCACCTGCGCGCGCCTTCACGCGCGGGCGACCGCGCTGTAG
- the creC gene encoding two-component system sensor histidine kinase CreC yields the protein MSLRIRLLSLLLAVYCAGGYMLTRRALEQVRPRYLESMEETLVDTSVLLASVLETQLDGGRLEPAGLQRAFASAQHRQFEARVFTLTKTAVDLRVYVTDAAGTVIYDSTGRDIGRDYSRWNDVKRTLRGDYGARSSRTVEGDDNTQSIYVAAPIRDGNQIVGVLSVGKPTTGVNQLVAAARQRVVLTALAGGVVVLLLLLVTAAWVTTPIERLTAYARAVRDGRPVASPKLPGRTLADLARAFEEMRDALEGRQHAERYTQALAHGVKAPLAAIRGAAELLHEDMPAEQRRKFMGNIAVESARIQQIIDRLLELSSLEARKALQRVEELDASALAHEAAQAVEPSFTGAGVQLQVQAAPTPARVRGERVLLREALVNLLQNALDFSPPEGEVTLTLGLAAGAVEFVIEDRGPGVPDYALPRVFERFYSLPRPGTARKSTGLGLALVREVAHLHGGTASLANRADAPGARATLRLPAA from the coding sequence GTGAGCCTCCGGATCCGGCTGCTGTCGCTCCTGCTGGCCGTCTACTGCGCCGGCGGCTACATGCTCACGCGCCGCGCGCTGGAACAGGTGCGTCCGCGCTATCTCGAGTCGATGGAGGAAACGCTCGTCGACACCTCGGTGCTGCTCGCATCGGTGCTCGAGACGCAGCTCGACGGCGGCCGGCTCGAACCCGCGGGCCTCCAGCGCGCGTTCGCTTCAGCGCAGCACCGGCAGTTTGAGGCGCGCGTTTTCACGCTGACCAAAACTGCCGTCGATCTGCGCGTCTACGTCACCGACGCCGCTGGCACGGTGATCTACGACTCCACCGGCCGCGATATCGGTCGTGACTATTCCCGCTGGAACGACGTGAAGCGCACGCTGCGCGGCGACTACGGTGCACGCTCTTCACGCACCGTCGAAGGTGATGACAACACGCAGAGCATCTACGTCGCCGCGCCGATTCGTGACGGCAATCAGATCGTCGGCGTGCTTTCCGTGGGCAAGCCGACAACCGGCGTCAATCAGCTCGTCGCCGCCGCCCGCCAGCGCGTCGTGCTCACGGCACTCGCCGGCGGGGTGGTTGTCCTGCTGCTCCTGCTCGTAACGGCGGCCTGGGTGACCACGCCGATCGAACGGCTCACCGCGTATGCGCGCGCCGTCCGTGACGGCCGCCCGGTGGCGTCGCCGAAGTTGCCGGGCCGCACGCTCGCCGATTTGGCCCGCGCCTTCGAAGAAATGCGCGACGCGCTCGAGGGCCGGCAGCACGCTGAGCGCTACACTCAGGCGCTCGCCCATGGCGTGAAGGCGCCGCTCGCCGCGATCCGCGGCGCCGCCGAGTTGTTACACGAGGATATGCCCGCCGAGCAGCGCCGGAAATTCATGGGCAATATCGCCGTCGAGTCAGCGCGGATCCAGCAAATCATCGATCGGCTGCTCGAGCTATCCTCGCTCGAGGCGCGCAAGGCGCTGCAGCGAGTCGAGGAACTCGACGCGTCCGCCCTCGCGCACGAAGCCGCCCAAGCCGTCGAGCCCAGCTTCACCGGCGCGGGTGTACAGCTGCAGGTGCAGGCGGCACCAACGCCGGCGCGCGTTCGCGGTGAGCGCGTGCTGCTCCGCGAAGCGCTGGTGAATCTGCTGCAGAACGCCCTGGATTTCTCGCCGCCCGAGGGAGAGGTGACGCTGACGCTCGGGCTCGCTGCCGGCGCCGTGGAGTTCGTCATCGAGGATCGCGGACCGGGCGTGCCAGATTACGCCCTGCCCCGCGTCTTTGAACGCTTCTATTCGTTGCCGCGGCCGGGGACTGCCCGCAAGAGCACCGGGCTCGGCCTCGCGCTGGTGCGCGAAGTCGCGCATCTCCACGGCGGCACCGCTTCCCTCGCGAACCGCGCTGACGCTCCCGGCGCGCGCGCCACGCTCCGCCTGCCGGCAGCGTAG
- the creB gene encoding two-component system response regulator CreB gives MPEPRPAILVVEDEAPIAETIVYALQTEGFVPRWVTTGRAALTELTIPPAVALVILDIGLPDANGFDVFRQIQQRAPTPVIFLTARASEVDRIVGLELGADDYLTKPFSPRELTARVRAVLRRVQAVPTPAGPVAANAAPPATAKVWTHDVERCRISYRGQPLTLTRNEYRLLAVLLAAPGRVFSREQLMAQAWPDPGAALDRTVDAHVKTVRAKLRDIASDADPILTHRGLGYSLREES, from the coding sequence ATGCCCGAACCCCGCCCAGCGATTCTCGTCGTCGAAGACGAAGCGCCGATCGCCGAAACCATCGTCTACGCGCTGCAGACGGAAGGTTTCGTCCCCCGCTGGGTCACGACTGGCCGCGCCGCGCTGACCGAGCTCACGATCCCGCCCGCCGTGGCGCTCGTGATCCTCGATATCGGACTCCCCGACGCGAACGGGTTCGATGTGTTTCGCCAGATTCAGCAACGCGCGCCAACGCCGGTCATCTTTCTCACCGCCCGCGCGAGCGAAGTGGATCGCATCGTCGGACTCGAGCTCGGCGCCGACGACTACCTGACGAAACCTTTCAGTCCGCGCGAACTCACCGCCCGCGTCCGCGCGGTGCTGCGGCGGGTTCAAGCCGTTCCGACTCCGGCCGGGCCTGTGGCCGCAAACGCCGCGCCGCCCGCCACCGCCAAGGTTTGGACGCATGATGTCGAGCGCTGCCGGATCAGCTATCGCGGCCAGCCGCTCACGCTCACGCGCAATGAGTATCGCCTGCTCGCCGTGCTGCTCGCCGCGCCCGGCCGGGTTTTCTCGCGCGAGCAATTGATGGCCCAGGCCTGGCCCGATCCCGGCGCCGCGCTCGATCGTACCGTCGACGCCCACGTGAAGACCGTCCGCGCCAAACTTCGCGACATCGCGTCGGACGCGGATCCGATTCTGACGCACCGCGGGCTGGGTTACTCGCTGCGGGAGGAATCGTGA
- a CDS encoding VOC family protein encodes MNAAVSEIGQIALTVRDVAQATRFYRDVLGLPFLFEAGPQLAFLAAGSVRLMLTTPQGHGEPGHNSILYFKVADLPAVHAAVVARGARSEREPQLTARMPDHELWISFVRDPDDNLIGLMSEVRR; translated from the coding sequence ATGAACGCCGCCGTTTCCGAAATCGGCCAGATCGCGCTCACCGTCCGCGATGTCGCGCAAGCCACCCGATTCTATCGCGACGTGCTGGGATTGCCGTTCCTGTTCGAGGCCGGTCCGCAGCTTGCCTTCCTCGCCGCCGGCAGCGTGCGGCTCATGCTCACCACACCGCAGGGCCACGGCGAGCCGGGCCACAATTCGATCCTCTACTTCAAAGTCGCCGATCTCCCCGCAGTGCACGCGGCCGTCGTTGCGCGCGGCGCGCGTAGCGAGCGCGAGCCGCAGCTCACCGCGCGCATGCCCGATCACGAACTCTGGATTTCTTTCGTGCGCGATCCCGACGACAACCTGATTGGGCTGATGAGCGAGGTGCGCCGCTAG